From Sphingopyxis sp. USTB-05, the proteins below share one genomic window:
- a CDS encoding gamma-glutamyl-gamma-aminobutyrate hydrolase family protein, which produces MSARPVLGIIACNRQVGAEYAQAVMNRYAKAAMRHADCAALLIPSLPDYMRADEIVGRLDGVLLTGSPSNVEPARYGEEDAGEGPFDPDRDRMMRDLVEAVIAAQRPLFGICRGFQDINVALGGTLRRDTATNGELLRHHTPDGTLFDAMFDHRHHVDLVEGGMLASAYGAASLDVNSVHYQGVGRLADGLSIEARAPDGLVEAFSARPNGAPLLAVQWHPEWAVDGNEQSQTYFRLLGQALRGAL; this is translated from the coding sequence GTGTCCGCCCGTCCCGTCCTCGGCATCATTGCCTGCAACCGGCAGGTCGGCGCCGAATATGCGCAGGCGGTAATGAACCGCTATGCCAAGGCGGCGATGCGCCATGCCGACTGCGCCGCGCTGCTGATCCCTTCGCTGCCCGATTATATGCGCGCCGATGAAATCGTCGGGCGGCTGGACGGCGTTTTGCTCACCGGGTCGCCTTCGAACGTCGAACCGGCGCGTTATGGCGAGGAGGATGCGGGCGAAGGGCCGTTCGATCCTGATCGCGACCGCATGATGCGTGATCTGGTCGAAGCGGTCATCGCGGCACAGCGCCCGCTGTTCGGCATCTGCCGCGGGTTTCAGGATATCAATGTCGCGCTCGGCGGGACGCTGCGCCGCGACACGGCGACGAACGGCGAATTGCTGCGGCATCATACGCCCGACGGCACGCTGTTCGACGCGATGTTCGATCATCGCCATCATGTCGACCTTGTCGAGGGCGGAATGCTCGCGTCGGCCTATGGTGCGGCGTCGCTCGACGTGAATTCGGTGCACTATCAGGGCGTCGGTCGCCTCGCGGACGGTCTGTCCATCGAGGCGCGCGCGCCTGACGGCCTGGTCGAGGCGTTCAGCGCGCGGCCGAACGGCGCGCCCCTGCTTGCCGTTCAATGGCATCCCGAATGGGCGGTCGACGGCAATGAACAAAGCCAGACCTATTTTCGCCTGCTCGGTCAGGCATTGCGGGGCGCGCTGTGA
- a CDS encoding PotD/PotF family extracellular solute-binding protein, with the protein MDPIELIKQTRGRRSLLQAMGVAAIGISFGGLAACSKGEGKKLANGEEAKLNFYNWDTYIGENTLDNFKETTGVDVTMDLFDSNDVLFAKFKAGNPGYDVIVPSNDFVERMSKAGMLMPLDHAQIPNKKNIDPAYINVEYDLQRKFSMPYTWLALGIGFRKSKVSARPDSWKVLFDSPEYAGRIAWLSEAGDMFRLYGKYLGKSVNALTPADIATIEKMMIKQKPNVKKFHEDDGQDLLLKGDVDVVLEYNGDIAQAMTEDNDIDFVVPKEGSQLNSDNLCIPKGAPHPKNAHAFINYILDANVDKEITETILYPTPNAAAKALMPDSYKNNPVIFPPAEVLAKCEYARFNPELQPLYEEAFTRVRAA; encoded by the coding sequence ATGGATCCGATTGAACTGATCAAGCAAACCCGGGGACGCCGTTCGCTGCTCCAGGCGATGGGGGTCGCGGCCATCGGGATCAGTTTCGGCGGGCTCGCCGCATGCAGCAAGGGCGAAGGCAAGAAGCTCGCGAACGGCGAGGAAGCCAAGCTGAACTTCTACAATTGGGACACCTATATCGGCGAGAATACGCTCGACAATTTCAAGGAAACGACGGGCGTCGACGTTACGATGGACCTGTTCGACAGCAACGACGTGCTGTTTGCGAAGTTCAAGGCCGGCAATCCCGGCTACGACGTGATTGTGCCGTCGAACGACTTTGTCGAGCGGATGAGCAAGGCCGGCATGTTGATGCCGCTCGACCATGCGCAAATTCCGAACAAGAAGAATATCGACCCGGCCTATATCAACGTCGAATATGACCTGCAGCGCAAGTTTTCGATGCCCTATACCTGGCTCGCGCTCGGCATCGGCTTTCGCAAATCGAAAGTGTCGGCGCGGCCCGATAGTTGGAAAGTCCTGTTCGACAGCCCCGAATATGCGGGCCGCATCGCCTGGCTGTCGGAGGCCGGCGACATGTTCCGCCTTTACGGCAAATATCTGGGCAAATCGGTCAACGCGCTGACCCCCGCGGACATCGCGACGATCGAAAAGATGATGATCAAGCAAAAGCCCAATGTGAAGAAATTCCACGAGGATGACGGGCAGGACCTGTTGCTGAAGGGCGACGTCGACGTGGTGCTCGAATATAATGGCGACATCGCGCAGGCGATGACCGAGGACAACGACATCGACTTCGTCGTGCCGAAGGAAGGCAGCCAGCTCAATTCGGATAATCTGTGCATCCCCAAGGGCGCACCGCACCCGAAAAATGCCCACGCCTTCATCAACTATATCCTCGATGCCAACGTCGACAAGGAAATCACCGAGACGATTCTCTATCCGACGCCCAACGCGGCGGCGAAGGCGCTGATGCCGGACAGCTACAAGAATAACCCGGTCATCTTCCCGCCCGCCGAGGTGCTGGCGAAATGCGAATATGCGCGCTTCAATCCCGAGTTGCAGCCGCTGTACGAAGAAGCCTTCACACGGGTGCGGGCGGCCTAA
- a CDS encoding aspartate aminotransferase family protein, with amino-acid sequence MPRNHDIAELRRLDVAHHLPAQADWAEIEKLGGSRIITHAEGCYIHDGDGHRILDGMAGLWCVNIGYGREELVEAAAAQMRELPFYNTFFKTATPPTVTLAAKIASLTGNRLPHIFFNASGSEANDTVFRMVRHYWKLKGEPNRTVFISRWNAYHGSTVAGVSLGGMKAMHAQGDLPIPGVEHVRQPYSFGEGQGMTEEEFCDACVQAIEDKILEVGPENCAAFIGEPVQGAGGVIIPPKGYWPKVEAVARKYGLLVVADEVICGFGRTGKMWGHETMGFTPDLMPMAKGLSSGYLPISATAVAAHVVEVLKTGGDFVHGFTYSGHPVAAAVALKNIEIIEREGLVERTGSITGPHLAKALATLNDHPLVGETRSVGLLGAVEIVADKETRARFGGAEGTAGPMARDACIANGLMVRGIRDSLVMCPPLIITTEQIDEMVAIIRKSLDEVMPKLQAL; translated from the coding sequence ATGCCCCGCAATCACGACATCGCCGAACTGCGCCGCCTCGACGTCGCGCACCATTTGCCCGCTCAGGCCGACTGGGCCGAAATTGAAAAGCTTGGTGGCAGCCGCATCATCACCCATGCCGAGGGCTGCTATATCCACGACGGCGACGGCCACCGCATCCTTGACGGCATGGCGGGCCTCTGGTGCGTCAACATAGGCTATGGCCGCGAGGAACTCGTCGAGGCAGCGGCAGCGCAGATGCGCGAGCTGCCTTTTTACAACACCTTCTTCAAGACCGCGACGCCGCCGACGGTGACTCTCGCGGCGAAGATCGCCTCGCTCACCGGCAACCGTCTGCCGCATATCTTCTTCAACGCGTCTGGCAGTGAAGCCAATGATACGGTGTTCCGCATGGTGCGCCACTATTGGAAGCTGAAGGGCGAACCCAATCGTACCGTCTTCATCAGCCGCTGGAATGCCTATCATGGCTCGACCGTCGCGGGCGTGTCGCTTGGGGGCATGAAGGCGATGCACGCGCAGGGTGATTTGCCGATCCCCGGCGTCGAACATGTGCGCCAGCCCTATAGCTTCGGCGAAGGGCAGGGGATGACCGAGGAGGAGTTCTGCGACGCCTGCGTTCAGGCGATCGAGGACAAGATCCTTGAGGTCGGGCCGGAAAATTGTGCCGCCTTTATCGGCGAGCCGGTTCAGGGTGCTGGAGGTGTCATCATCCCGCCCAAGGGCTATTGGCCCAAGGTTGAGGCGGTTGCGCGGAAATATGGCCTGCTCGTTGTCGCCGACGAGGTGATTTGCGGGTTCGGGCGCACCGGCAAGATGTGGGGCCACGAGACAATGGGCTTCACTCCCGACCTAATGCCGATGGCGAAGGGGCTGTCGTCGGGTTATCTCCCGATTTCGGCGACCGCGGTTGCGGCGCATGTCGTGGAAGTGCTCAAGACCGGCGGCGATTTCGTCCATGGCTTCACCTATTCGGGCCACCCCGTCGCGGCTGCGGTCGCGCTCAAGAATATCGAGATCATCGAACGCGAAGGGCTGGTCGAACGCACCGGCAGCATCACCGGCCCGCATCTCGCCAAGGCTTTGGCGACGCTGAACGATCATCCGCTCGTCGGTGAGACGCGCTCGGTCGGACTGCTCGGCGCGGTCGAGATCGTCGCTGACAAGGAAACGCGTGCACGCTTCGGCGGTGCGGAAGGGACGGCAGGACCGATGGCGCGTGATGCGTGCATCGCGAACGGCCTGATGGTGCGTGGCATCCGCGATAGCCTGGTTATGTGCCCGCCGCTAATCATCACCACCGAACAGATTGACGAGATGGTTGCCATCATCCGCAAATCGCTCGATGAGGTGATGCCAAAGCTCCAAGCGCTCTAA
- a CDS encoding aspartate aminotransferase family protein — MIADAAIARVAAIEAERFRAANPRTFAHHAAATGWFQSVPFHWMKDWPSPVPIVAASAKHATLTSIDGQDYDDFCLGDTASLFGHSPPALAAALIRQATEGLSYMLPTERGAALSEKLAAMFGLPQWQVTTTASEANRAVIRWCRGISGRRKILTFNGAYHGAVDDAFVDLKAGTPMMRASLIGQVHDLRDTTTVIEFNDEQALASALRGGDIACVLAEPVMTNVGMVRDAPGFLSTLRKLCDETGTLLIFDETHTISSGYGGHGTVHGPKPDLMVVGKSIGGGVPCAVYGFSAEVAERMAALNAARPAGHSGIGTTLSANALAITAMDAMLSDVITPTAYDQMLRGAARLVAGLEQEIAAADLDWHVTQVGARVEFLTCLTPPHNGSEAKTAMHPELEAATHLFLANRGILLAPFHNMMLVSPVTGDDQIDRLVGAFADCVRALKE; from the coding sequence GTGATCGCCGACGCGGCCATAGCCCGCGTCGCGGCAATCGAGGCCGAACGCTTCCGCGCTGCCAACCCGCGCACTTTCGCGCACCATGCCGCGGCCACGGGATGGTTCCAATCGGTTCCCTTCCACTGGATGAAGGATTGGCCGAGTCCGGTGCCGATCGTCGCCGCATCGGCAAAACATGCTACGCTCACCAGCATCGACGGACAGGACTACGACGACTTCTGCCTCGGCGACACGGCCAGCCTTTTCGGTCATTCACCGCCTGCTCTCGCGGCCGCACTGATCAGGCAGGCTACCGAAGGGCTAAGCTACATGCTCCCGACGGAGCGGGGGGCAGCACTGTCCGAAAAGCTCGCCGCGATGTTCGGTCTACCGCAATGGCAGGTCACTACGACCGCCAGCGAAGCAAACCGTGCGGTGATCCGCTGGTGCCGCGGGATCAGCGGGCGGCGCAAGATCCTGACCTTCAACGGGGCCTATCATGGCGCGGTTGACGATGCCTTCGTCGATCTGAAGGCCGGAACGCCGATGATGCGTGCCAGCCTGATCGGACAGGTCCACGACCTTCGCGACACGACGACCGTGATCGAATTCAACGACGAACAAGCGCTTGCGTCGGCTCTTCGCGGCGGAGACATCGCCTGTGTCCTCGCCGAACCGGTGATGACCAATGTGGGCATGGTGCGCGACGCGCCGGGCTTTCTCTCAACTCTGCGTAAATTGTGCGATGAAACGGGCACGTTGCTCATATTCGACGAAACGCACACGATTTCGTCGGGCTATGGTGGCCATGGCACCGTGCATGGTCCAAAACCCGACTTGATGGTCGTCGGCAAGTCGATCGGCGGCGGCGTGCCGTGCGCGGTCTATGGATTTTCGGCTGAGGTCGCCGAACGCATGGCGGCGCTCAACGCCGCGAGACCCGCCGGGCACAGCGGTATCGGCACCACCCTATCCGCCAACGCGCTCGCCATTACCGCGATGGATGCGATGCTGTCGGACGTCATCACGCCCACCGCCTACGACCAGATGCTGCGTGGCGCCGCACGCCTCGTCGCCGGGCTCGAACAGGAAATCGCCGCCGCTGACCTTGACTGGCATGTCACACAGGTCGGCGCCCGCGTCGAATTCCTGACCTGCCTCACCCCACCCCACAATGGCAGCGAAGCAAAGACGGCCATGCATCCCGAGTTGGAGGCGGCGACCCACCTCTTTCTCGCCAATCGCGGGATTTTGCTGGCGCCGTTTCACAATATGATGTTGGTGAGCCCGGTTACCGGCGACGATCAGATCGACCGGTTGGTCGGCGCCTTCGCCGACTGTGTGCGAGCATTGAAGGAGTAA
- a CDS encoding ABC transporter ATP-binding protein, whose translation MTETARPIIQIQNVSKRFGKVTAVDNVSLDINAGEFFVLLGPSGCGKTTLLRMIAGFELPTEGRILIDGQDMAGIPPNKRPVNMVFQSYAVFPHMSVADNVAYGLKIAGVKGGEIKDRVAEALELVKLGGFETRMPDQMSGGQRQRVALARSLVMRPKVLLLDEPLSALDAKLRAQMQFELSELQEKVGITFVTVTHDQDEALSMACRIAVINKGEVSQLATPSDLYEYPANRFVADFVGSVNIFEGKLTLDQPDKAAVDCPGLGKVYLNHGVTGPHGADVWVALRPEKIYLHVPGEGKAVKAAAQDAPDGYNFARGKIKGMSYLGDITLFEIELETGARIRVSRPNLSRHDQEDFTWDDKVSMHWRADSPVVLLG comes from the coding sequence ATGACCGAAACCGCACGCCCCATCATTCAGATCCAGAATGTCTCGAAACGCTTCGGCAAGGTGACCGCGGTCGACAATGTCAGTCTAGACATCAATGCGGGCGAATTTTTCGTACTCCTCGGCCCTTCGGGCTGCGGCAAGACGACGCTGCTCCGCATGATCGCCGGGTTCGAGCTGCCGACCGAAGGGCGCATCCTGATCGATGGACAGGACATGGCGGGCATCCCACCGAACAAGCGCCCGGTGAACATGGTGTTCCAGAGCTACGCCGTCTTTCCGCACATGAGTGTTGCCGACAACGTTGCTTATGGTCTCAAGATCGCGGGGGTAAAGGGCGGCGAGATCAAGGACCGCGTCGCTGAGGCGCTCGAACTGGTCAAGCTCGGCGGCTTTGAGACGCGCATGCCTGACCAGATGTCGGGCGGACAAAGGCAACGTGTCGCGCTCGCGCGCAGCCTTGTGATGCGGCCCAAGGTATTGCTGCTCGACGAACCGCTGTCGGCCCTCGACGCAAAGCTGCGCGCACAGATGCAGTTCGAGCTCAGCGAATTGCAGGAAAAGGTTGGCATCACCTTTGTCACGGTGACGCACGATCAGGACGAGGCGCTATCGATGGCGTGCCGCATCGCGGTGATCAACAAGGGTGAGGTGTCGCAACTCGCGACGCCGTCCGACCTCTACGAATATCCTGCAAACCGCTTCGTCGCCGATTTCGTGGGATCGGTAAATATCTTCGAAGGCAAACTAACCCTCGATCAGCCCGACAAGGCGGCGGTCGATTGCCCGGGCCTTGGCAAGGTATATCTCAACCACGGCGTCACCGGCCCACATGGCGCCGATGTCTGGGTCGCGCTGCGCCCCGAGAAAATCTATCTTCACGTCCCGGGCGAAGGCAAGGCGGTCAAGGCGGCGGCGCAGGATGCCCCCGACGGATACAATTTTGCGCGCGGCAAGATCAAGGGCATGTCCTATCTCGGCGATATCACCCTGTTCGAGATCGAGCTGGAAACCGGCGCTCGCATCCGCGTCTCGCGCCCCAATCTGTCGCGCCACGATCAGGAAGATTTCACCTGGGACGACAAGGTCAGCATGCACTGGCGCGCCGATAGCCCGGTGGTGCTGCTGGGGTAA
- a CDS encoding glutamine synthetase family protein — MSKSSGVIAPRSEAEAFFKAHPDVDSIEMIYTDFGGVPRGKRLRQHEVLAVYESGRMFPGSITVVDITGQDTVETGLVWEDGDADRSMKPIPGTLVRTPWGGDHAAQFLVDFYELDGTPHDLDPRHVLGGVIDRFTADGLTPVLAVELEFYLVDPRRARDGKVRPARPAYSRDTPRNVEVYGLRELDDFRPFFDALYAATDIQDLPLESAISEFAPGQFELTLRHKPDALRACDDAIMYKRLVKAIAQQQGLEATFMAKPFADQAGSGMHIHVSVNDDRGANIFASEDPEGTPTLRHAIGGMIGSVGDGFALFAPHANSYRRFKANSYAPVAPTWGVNNRTVSFRIPAGPPPSRHVEHRACGADANPYLAVAAVLAGMHHGMTNKTDPGAAVVGNGYDRDNSGDDKPPSNWFAAVDRFHASKLMRAYLGDRFVDMFSIVKRVEQDNYFSVVPTLDYDWYLRNA, encoded by the coding sequence ATGTCGAAGTCATCGGGCGTGATCGCGCCACGGTCGGAAGCCGAAGCCTTTTTCAAGGCCCATCCCGACGTTGATTCGATCGAGATGATCTACACCGACTTCGGCGGCGTGCCTCGCGGCAAGCGGCTCCGCCAGCATGAGGTGCTGGCCGTCTATGAAAGCGGCCGCATGTTCCCCGGCTCGATTACCGTCGTCGACATTACCGGTCAGGACACGGTCGAAACGGGCCTCGTCTGGGAAGATGGCGACGCCGACCGATCGATGAAGCCGATCCCCGGCACGCTCGTCCGCACGCCGTGGGGCGGCGACCATGCCGCGCAATTCCTCGTCGATTTCTACGAACTCGATGGGACGCCGCACGATCTCGACCCGCGCCATGTGCTGGGCGGTGTGATCGACCGTTTCACCGCCGACGGGCTGACTCCGGTTCTTGCGGTCGAGCTCGAATTTTATCTCGTCGACCCGCGCCGCGCGCGCGACGGCAAGGTTCGCCCTGCCCGCCCGGCCTACAGCCGCGACACGCCGCGCAATGTCGAGGTTTATGGTCTCCGCGAACTCGACGATTTCCGGCCTTTCTTCGACGCACTTTATGCCGCGACCGACATTCAGGACCTGCCGCTCGAAAGCGCCATATCCGAATTCGCGCCCGGCCAGTTCGAACTAACGTTGCGCCACAAGCCCGATGCGCTGCGCGCCTGCGACGACGCAATCATGTACAAGCGCCTCGTCAAGGCGATCGCGCAGCAGCAGGGACTAGAGGCGACCTTCATGGCCAAGCCCTTCGCCGATCAGGCGGGCAGCGGCATGCACATTCACGTCTCGGTCAACGACGACAGGGGCGCAAACATCTTTGCGAGCGAAGATCCCGAGGGCACCCCCACATTACGCCACGCGATCGGCGGGATGATCGGCAGCGTCGGCGATGGTTTCGCGCTATTTGCACCGCATGCGAACAGCTATCGCCGTTTCAAGGCGAACAGCTATGCCCCCGTCGCACCGACCTGGGGCGTGAACAACCGCACGGTCTCGTTCCGCATCCCCGCCGGGCCGCCGCCGAGCCGGCATGTCGAGCATCGCGCGTGCGGTGCCGACGCCAATCCCTATCTTGCGGTCGCCGCCGTCCTAGCGGGCATGCATCATGGCATGACGAACAAGACCGATCCGGGCGCGGCGGTCGTCGGCAACGGTTATGATCGCGACAATTCGGGCGACGACAAGCCGCCCTCCAACTGGTTCGCTGCGGTCGACCGCTTCCACGCATCGAAGCTGATGCGCGCCTATCTCGGCGACCGCTTCGTCGACATGTTCAGCATCGTCAAGCGGGTCGAACAGGACAATTATTTCAGCGTCGTTCCGACGCTTGATTACGACTGGTACCTGCGCAACGCATGA
- a CDS encoding DUF808 domain-containing protein codes for MPSGLFALLDDIATIAKVAAASIDDIGAAASKAGVKAAGVVVDDTAVTPRYVTGFTPDRELPIIWRITKGSIFNKLVLILPALLLLSAVAQWAITPLLMIGGAYLCFEGAEKVLHSLQKDKTSLEEDAEIVADKDHEEAMVKGAVRTDFILSAEIMVIALNEVLDEHFAMRAATLAVVAVAITIAVYGVVGLIVKMDDIGLHMAKEGNSARRAVGRGLVAFMPKLLSALALIGTAAMLWVGGQIFLHGLDEYHIGNIGHGLHDFAHSVAGGLPGAGVWEWLINAGGAGVFGLLLGGVIVGVLHLLPGKKAAH; via the coding sequence ATGCCCTCCGGCCTTTTTGCCCTGCTCGACGATATTGCGACGATCGCCAAGGTCGCCGCCGCGAGCATCGACGATATCGGCGCCGCAGCGTCGAAGGCCGGGGTCAAGGCGGCGGGGGTCGTCGTCGACGATACCGCCGTGACGCCGCGCTATGTCACCGGCTTTACCCCGGATCGCGAATTGCCGATCATCTGGCGGATCACCAAGGGGTCGATCTTCAACAAGCTGGTGCTGATTCTGCCCGCTCTTTTGCTGCTATCGGCGGTTGCACAATGGGCGATCACACCGCTGCTGATGATCGGCGGCGCCTATCTTTGCTTCGAGGGCGCCGAGAAGGTGCTGCATTCGCTGCAGAAGGACAAGACGAGCCTTGAGGAAGATGCCGAGATCGTCGCGGACAAGGATCATGAAGAGGCGATGGTGAAGGGAGCGGTGCGCACCGACTTCATCTTGTCCGCCGAAATCATGGTGATCGCGCTCAACGAAGTGCTCGACGAGCATTTTGCGATGCGCGCCGCGACGCTCGCGGTCGTCGCCGTCGCGATCACCATTGCGGTTTACGGCGTCGTCGGACTGATCGTGAAGATGGACGACATCGGGCTGCACATGGCGAAGGAGGGCAACAGCGCCCGCCGCGCGGTCGGACGCGGACTGGTTGCGTTCATGCCAAAGCTGTTGTCGGCGCTGGCACTGATCGGGACCGCTGCGATGCTGTGGGTCGGCGGACAGATTTTCCTTCACGGGCTCGACGAATATCATATCGGCAATATCGGGCACGGACTGCATGATTTCGCGCATAGCGTCGCTGGCGGCCTGCCGGGCGCGGGTGTGTGGGAGTGGCTGATCAATGCCGGCGGCGCGGGCGTGTTCGGATTGTTGCTCGGCGGCGTGATCGTCGGTGTGCTGCACCTGCTGCCGGGGAAGAAGGCGGCCCATTAA
- a CDS encoding ABC transporter permease has product MALFARTPIAPLEYSRTLWMRLWVGAVMVFLYAPLVVLMIFSFNDSKRNVVWRGFTTKYYEKALGNDQLVEALVNSLTIAALATIVSLVLGAVAAVMLWRFRFPLKGAIDGTISLPIIVPEICLGVAFLMFFAAVNWPTDLIWPFNLGAITIAHITFCFPFVTMVVRSRLATFNREQEEAAKDLGASEWQVFRDVLIPHIKPALVAGALLSFTLSLDDFVITYFTSGPDTITFPVKVYSMVRFSVTPEVNAASTLLIILTVALTFIALKLQGVKAIAETH; this is encoded by the coding sequence ATGGCTCTTTTTGCCCGCACGCCCATAGCGCCGCTCGAATATAGCCGGACCCTCTGGATGCGCTTGTGGGTCGGCGCGGTAATGGTCTTCCTTTACGCGCCGCTCGTCGTGCTGATGATCTTCAGCTTCAACGACAGCAAGCGCAACGTCGTGTGGCGTGGTTTTACCACCAAATATTATGAGAAAGCGCTTGGCAACGACCAACTGGTCGAGGCGCTGGTCAATTCGCTGACGATCGCGGCGCTCGCTACGATCGTCAGCCTTGTGCTCGGCGCGGTCGCAGCGGTTATGCTTTGGCGCTTCCGTTTCCCGTTGAAAGGCGCGATCGACGGCACGATCTCGCTCCCGATCATCGTTCCCGAAATCTGCCTCGGCGTCGCTTTCCTGATGTTCTTCGCCGCGGTCAACTGGCCGACGGACTTGATCTGGCCGTTCAACCTCGGCGCGATCACGATCGCACATATCACCTTCTGCTTTCCCTTCGTGACGATGGTCGTGCGCTCGCGCCTCGCAACCTTCAACCGTGAGCAGGAGGAAGCGGCGAAGGATCTGGGCGCCAGCGAGTGGCAAGTGTTCCGCGACGTGCTGATCCCGCACATCAAACCCGCACTTGTCGCGGGCGCGCTCCTCTCCTTCACGCTCAGCCTCGACGATTTCGTCATCACCTATTTCACCAGCGGTCCCGACACGATCACCTTCCCGGTGAAAGTCTATTCGATGGTCCGCTTCTCGGTGACGCCAGAGGTCAACGCGGCCTCGACCCTGCTCATCATCCTGACCGTCGCCCTGACATTCATCGCGCTCAAGCTCCAGGGCGTGAAAGCCATTGCGGAAACCCACTGA
- a CDS encoding ABC transporter permease — protein sequence MAEQDWKTNKRVFAAVSLPTLFWVIVFFLVPMAIVWLYSFGENKGLTEIEFSGTLENYKRATEWLYLTIFGKSFAVAALVTLICLIIGFPVAMAITFASEKWRPWLLLGIMLPFWTNLLIRTYALMMLLGTQGFANKGLGALWEGTSWIKTLVGLQPLPTWEPVQLLFNNFAVVFGLVYVHLPFMVLPLYAALDRLDRSLIEASLDLGAGHFRTIMRIVVPLAAPGIIAGVMITLIPALGAYLTPDLMGGTDSQMIANVIERQFKKANDWPFGAALSFLLIYAMFALIAIQSMRRKVPEVR from the coding sequence GTGGCCGAACAGGATTGGAAAACGAACAAGAGGGTTTTTGCAGCGGTATCGCTGCCGACGCTCTTCTGGGTCATCGTCTTCTTCCTGGTCCCCATGGCGATCGTCTGGCTTTACAGCTTCGGCGAGAACAAGGGCCTCACCGAGATTGAATTTTCGGGCACGCTCGAAAATTACAAGCGCGCGACCGAATGGCTCTACCTCACCATTTTCGGCAAAAGCTTCGCCGTCGCGGCGCTCGTCACGTTGATCTGCCTGATCATCGGCTTCCCCGTCGCGATGGCGATCACCTTTGCCAGCGAGAAATGGCGACCGTGGCTGCTGCTCGGCATCATGCTGCCCTTCTGGACCAACCTCCTCATCCGCACCTATGCGCTGATGATGCTGCTCGGCACTCAGGGCTTCGCGAACAAGGGCCTCGGCGCGCTGTGGGAGGGAACGAGCTGGATCAAGACGCTCGTCGGGCTGCAACCGCTCCCGACATGGGAACCGGTGCAACTGCTCTTCAATAATTTCGCGGTCGTCTTCGGACTCGTCTATGTCCACCTGCCTTTCATGGTGCTCCCGCTTTACGCGGCGCTCGACCGCCTCGACCGCAGCCTGATCGAGGCGAGCCTCGATCTTGGTGCCGGGCATTTTCGCACGATCATGCGCATCGTCGTTCCGCTCGCGGCACCGGGCATCATCGCCGGGGTAATGATCACGCTGATCCCCGCGCTCGGCGCCTATCTCACCCCCGACCTCATGGGCGGGACCGACAGCCAGATGATCGCCAATGTCATCGAGCGGCAGTTCAAGAAAGCGAATGACTGGCCCTTCGGCGCCGCCCTCTCCTTCCTGCTCATCTATGCGATGTTCGCGCTGATCGCGATCCAGTCGATGCGCAGAAAAGTGCCGGAGGTCCGCTGA